In the Olleya sp. Hel_I_94 genome, one interval contains:
- a CDS encoding DUF192 domain-containing protein has product MRNLKNYTTILFSLVLLVSITSCKKEKEAIAPVEVNFKKEGELTLFKGTTDTIIKVFNIEVAKTDYEIQTGLIYRDSMKDDQGMLFAFNDVQMRSFYMKNTRIPLDLIFFDHNKTIVSFQENAKPMDQSSLPSNTPAQFVLEVNAGTAQKLLLDVGDKMDYFEYMLEK; this is encoded by the coding sequence ATGAGAAATTTAAAAAACTATACGACTATACTTTTTAGCTTAGTTTTACTTGTAAGCATTACGTCTTGTAAAAAAGAAAAGGAAGCTATTGCTCCTGTTGAAGTAAACTTTAAAAAGGAAGGAGAGTTAACTTTGTTTAAAGGGACTACAGATACTATTATTAAGGTTTTTAACATAGAGGTTGCTAAAACAGATTACGAAATCCAAACAGGCTTGATTTATCGTGATAGTATGAAAGATGATCAAGGTATGTTGTTTGCTTTTAATGACGTACAAATGCGATCATTTTACATGAAAAACACGCGTATACCATTGGACCTTATCTTTTTTGATCATAATAAAACTATTGTTAGTTTTCAGGAAAACGCAAAACCAATGGATCAAAGCAGCTTACCATCTAATACTCCTGCACAATTTGTGCTAGAGGTTAATGCAGGAACAGCACAAAAACTTTTACTTGACGTAGGAGATAAAATGGACTACTTTGAGTACATGTTAGAAAAATAA
- the secDF gene encoding protein translocase subunit SecDF: MQNKGLVKLFAVLFGLVSIYQLSFTFKNNAIENNAAQVAESKIDASADDRKNQVSEYATKYLDSLATSKESVFLGNTYGDVKQNSMKLGLDLRGGLEAILQISVRDLLMGLSNESKDPTFRKALDDADEMQKDSQNTYLDDFFTAFDAIKGDKKLASPDIFANRSLVGEIDLNMSDSDAKAVLATKVDESIVSAFEVLRKRIDEFGVTSPNIQRLGNSGRVLLELPGVRDVARATELITTTAQLEFWEGLKAEQFNQFLVQANDVLKAKLETKTTEGETPAADTEMTDEEKAIAALTGEENETVNEVNPLLDLIAGPGFGATLAQFNIEDKDKVLSYLAMPEVVALLPSELKYTKFLFGKPAEDSELVDLFVLNGNRDNEPPLNGAVVTDARQSYNQANKVVVSMQMNSKGAKIWEKMTGDAFKTQSQIAVVLDNTVYSAPTSSSGPIAGGSTEISGSFKLSEATDLANVLRAGKLPARAEIIQSSIVGPSLGQEAIESGTMSFGIALALVLIWMAFYYGKAGLFADIAMLFNILLIFGVLSGIGAVLTLPGIAGIVLTIGMSVDANVLIFERIREELSKGKDQKSAIQDGFSNALSSILDANITTGLTALILFVFGTGPIKGFATTLLIGIGTSLFTAIFITRLLVDWYANRGGKLDFSTGLTKNLFRNINIAFLTKRKVAYIISAVALVVSLGSLFTNGLDQGIDFVGGRTTQVRFAEPVSAVEIEGLLASQEVFGSATVKTVGDENNLKISTKYKINETANEIDEEVRVKMYDALQPYLKGVSFEDFKDLSKANKQVGIMDQYKVSPSIADDIKQASFWAVLGSLVVVFLYILFRFKRWQFSLGAVAAVFHDVIIVLGVFSLTYKFMPFSMEIDQAFIAAILTVIGYSLNDTVVVFDRIREFFNEHTDWPFSKVIDTSLSSTLSRTLNTSLTTLVVLLAIFIFGGDSIRGFMFALIIGVVVGTYSSLFIATPIMFDFVKKGNAADALKKKEVVVDETVVK; encoded by the coding sequence ATGCAAAATAAAGGATTAGTAAAACTATTTGCAGTATTGTTTGGATTGGTAAGTATTTACCAATTGTCTTTCACATTTAAAAATAATGCGATTGAAAACAATGCAGCACAAGTAGCTGAAAGCAAAATTGACGCTTCAGCAGATGACCGTAAAAACCAAGTAAGCGAGTATGCTACTAAGTATTTAGATTCGTTAGCAACATCAAAAGAAAGTGTATTTTTAGGAAACACTTATGGAGACGTTAAGCAAAACTCAATGAAGTTAGGTCTAGACCTTAGAGGAGGTTTAGAAGCAATACTTCAAATCTCTGTAAGAGATTTATTAATGGGATTATCTAACGAGAGTAAGGATCCTACATTTAGAAAAGCATTAGATGATGCTGACGAAATGCAAAAAGATAGTCAAAATACATATTTAGATGACTTCTTTACTGCTTTTGATGCAATCAAAGGAGATAAAAAATTAGCATCTCCAGATATTTTTGCTAACAGATCTTTAGTTGGTGAGATTGATTTAAACATGTCTGATAGTGATGCTAAAGCTGTATTAGCAACTAAAGTAGACGAGTCTATCGTTTCTGCTTTTGAAGTATTACGTAAGCGTATTGACGAGTTTGGTGTAACATCTCCAAACATCCAACGTTTAGGTAACTCTGGACGTGTATTATTAGAATTACCAGGTGTTAGAGACGTAGCACGTGCTACAGAGTTAATTACAACTACTGCTCAATTAGAGTTTTGGGAAGGATTAAAAGCAGAGCAGTTTAATCAATTTTTAGTTCAAGCTAACGATGTATTAAAAGCAAAGCTTGAAACTAAAACTACAGAAGGAGAAACTCCTGCTGCAGACACAGAAATGACTGATGAAGAGAAAGCTATCGCTGCGCTTACAGGTGAAGAAAACGAAACAGTAAATGAAGTTAACCCATTATTAGATCTAATTGCAGGTCCTGGTTTTGGAGCAACTTTGGCGCAGTTTAATATTGAAGATAAAGACAAAGTATTAAGCTATTTAGCTATGCCAGAAGTTGTGGCATTATTACCATCAGAATTAAAATATACTAAGTTTTTATTTGGTAAGCCAGCTGAAGACAGTGAGTTAGTAGACCTATTTGTATTAAATGGAAACAGAGATAATGAGCCACCATTAAATGGAGCAGTAGTTACAGATGCTCGTCAATCTTACAACCAAGCAAACAAGGTTGTAGTTAGCATGCAAATGAATAGTAAAGGAGCAAAAATCTGGGAGAAAATGACAGGTGATGCTTTTAAAACTCAAAGTCAAATTGCTGTTGTTTTAGATAACACAGTATATTCTGCACCTACATCATCTTCTGGACCAATTGCAGGAGGTAGCACAGAGATTTCTGGAAGCTTTAAATTAAGTGAGGCTACGGATTTAGCAAACGTGTTACGTGCAGGTAAATTACCAGCTCGTGCAGAGATTATTCAAAGTAGTATAGTTGGACCTTCATTAGGTCAAGAAGCTATTGAAAGTGGTACAATGTCATTTGGTATTGCATTAGCATTAGTTTTAATTTGGATGGCATTTTACTACGGTAAAGCAGGTTTATTTGCAGACATCGCAATGTTATTTAACATCTTATTAATTTTTGGAGTATTATCAGGTATTGGAGCAGTGTTAACACTTCCAGGTATTGCAGGTATCGTTTTAACAATTGGTATGTCTGTGGATGCAAACGTACTTATCTTTGAGCGTATCAGGGAAGAACTATCAAAAGGAAAAGACCAGAAGTCAGCAATTCAAGATGGATTTAGTAATGCATTATCATCTATTTTGGATGCCAACATTACAACAGGTTTAACTGCATTAATCTTATTTGTTTTTGGTACAGGACCAATTAAAGGATTTGCAACTACTTTATTAATAGGTATTGGTACATCTTTATTTACAGCAATCTTTATCACTAGATTACTAGTAGATTGGTATGCTAACAGAGGTGGTAAATTAGACTTCTCAACTGGATTAACTAAAAACTTATTCAGAAACATTAATATCGCGTTCCTTACAAAACGCAAAGTAGCTTACATTATTTCTGCAGTAGCATTAGTAGTAAGTTTAGGATCTTTATTTACAAACGGATTAGATCAAGGTATTGACTTTGTTGGAGGACGTACAACACAAGTTAGATTTGCAGAGCCAGTAAGTGCAGTAGAGATTGAAGGTCTTTTAGCCTCTCAAGAGGTATTTGGAAGTGCGACAGTAAAAACTGTTGGAGACGAGAATAACTTAAAAATTTCGACTAAGTATAAGATTAACGAAACAGCAAACGAAATTGACGAAGAAGTCAGAGTTAAAATGTACGATGCATTACAACCTTACTTAAAAGGAGTATCGTTTGAAGATTTTAAAGACCTATCTAAAGCTAACAAGCAAGTAGGGATTATGGATCAATACAAAGTAAGTCCATCAATTGCAGATGATATTAAGCAAGCCTCTTTCTGGGCAGTCTTAGGGTCATTAGTAGTCGTGTTCTTATACATCTTATTCCGTTTCAAGAGATGGCAATTCTCACTTGGTGCAGTAGCAGCAGTATTCCATGATGTTATCATCGTATTAGGAGTATTCTCTTTAACATACAAGTTTATGCCATTTTCAATGGAAATTGACCAAGCATTTATTGCAGCAATCCTTACAGTAATTGGATACTCATTAAATGATACGGTTGTAGTATTTGACAGAATTCGTGAGTTTTTTAACGAGCACACAGACTGGCCATTTAGTAAAGTAATTGATACCTCATTAAGTAGTACTTTAAGTCGTACGTTAAATACGTCTTTAACTACTTTAGTAGTATTATTAGCAATCTTTATTTTTGGTGGAGACTCAATCAGAGGATTTATGTTTGCCTTAATCATTGGTGTAGTAGTAGGTACGTACTCATCTTTATTTATAGCAACGCCAATCATGTTTGACTTTGTTAAAAAAGGAAATGCAGCAGACGCATTAAAAAAGAAAGAAGTAGTAGTTGACGAAACAGTAGTAAAGTAG
- a CDS encoding DUF4412 domain-containing protein produces MKKLVFLLVATFSLSMVAQEQITEGVVSSKMTMSSSNEQMNEQFAMIGDIAIVTYFKADKTRSETNNPMSGETVSIIDTQSKKMLTLLNNPMMGKMYSLTDIAESPDKSDVKITKGDETKTILGYECQEYNVVMNQDGVDMKMDVYTTEAIVAANQQTVEFGEDFKGFPLLMNINVNQAGMDMSMTYEVTEVKKETVADDKFSMTPPEGYELMEGM; encoded by the coding sequence ATGAAAAAATTAGTATTCTTATTAGTGGCAACTTTTAGTTTGTCTATGGTTGCTCAAGAGCAGATTACAGAAGGTGTAGTGTCTTCTAAAATGACAATGTCAAGTAGTAATGAACAAATGAATGAGCAGTTTGCTATGATTGGCGATATTGCTATTGTTACTTATTTTAAAGCAGACAAAACTAGATCAGAAACTAACAATCCAATGTCTGGAGAAACAGTTTCTATTATTGATACACAATCTAAAAAGATGTTAACTTTGCTTAATAACCCAATGATGGGTAAAATGTATTCGTTAACAGACATAGCAGAATCTCCTGATAAGTCTGATGTTAAAATCACTAAAGGTGATGAAACTAAGACTATCTTAGGTTACGAGTGTCAAGAGTATAACGTTGTAATGAATCAAGATGGTGTTGACATGAAAATGGATGTTTATACTACCGAAGCTATTGTTGCTGCAAACCAACAGACTGTAGAGTTTGGAGAAGATTTTAAAGGATTTCCATTATTAATGAATATTAATGTAAATCAAGCTGGTATGGATATGTCAATGACTTATGAAGTAACAGAAGTTAAAAAAGAAACTGTTGCAGACGATAAGTTTTCTATGACGCCTCCAGAAGGATATGAGTTAATGGAAGGAATGTAA